A region of the Euwallacea similis isolate ESF13 chromosome 10, ESF131.1, whole genome shotgun sequence genome:
TATGCCGTTCGAATAGGAAATGCTGATGGATTAGCTGTACTTGATCGCGCAGCGAGTGGTTATTATCAATAGTCGCAACAGTGTTATCGATGTATTTGTCCAGAATGTCGTATAGTGAGGGCCTggtaatatgtaaaaaaacttgACAATGTGGTTATTGCGCATATTCGGAGATTTCCCAAGATCATTTTTGCATCACAACCTGCTCTTACCTGTAAGGATCCATTGCTTGATGGAGTACCGGCGCAGGACTGGGCACTGGACTGGGCTTAATCTCGGCTGATTCTTCTTTCAAGGAAGGGAAAATGTTCAGGAAAAGGTGTTCGTAGGGCATAGGCCAGAACACTTCAGTCTGCGTGGCTGAATTCattgatttgtgttttttccTCTCCTCACATAAACCGTTGGACTGGTCCTCAGACATAGTTTCCTCGTCTGTCTCGTAAAATGGCCTTGTTTTATTTCCTTTGTGGGTGGGATGCGGGCTTTTCTTGATATCCGGACAGGAGTTGGCTCTACGTACTATGGAATTACCCGAGGAGGGCATTCCTAAATGTTCAATTATGGTCATTTTTACGTAAGTTAGAAGTACGTCATTAAGAAATATCACCGTTTCCAGGGCTGCTTCCAGTAGATAATTCCACTCCATCTAGCTCAGGGTTGCACTGACTGTGATAGCGAAGTCTGCGAATTCTCTTCTTGAAACTGTTAATTGATCTGGAATTGGGCATGTGCAGACCCCCGGCAGTACACGGCGATCCGTGCTCGGTATCCTCCTCTTTGTTGCAATCTGAGGCTACAAGTTTTGACTTCGTAAAATCCTCTTTAAATCCAAACAAAAGCATTACAATCGTCGAAATCCGGCAAAACACTGTCGCAATATCTGGCTATTACTTTCTTAGTGGTTTCGGATCGACCAGCAGAAATCGAGGACACTTCTTCATCTTCTTGACTAATTGGCGATTCTGGCCGAAATACTCTGCTAGACTCTCCCTGCAGGATTTTCAAGGGGCTGCTCGGAGGTGGCTTCGCCGGCAACTCTGAGATCTGGTGATCGATTATTTGAGTGAAATTAATACAGAATTTGCAAGCAAAGCAAGAACAAACTGATGAGCATTACGTCGGATTTTAgcctaattttaataaactggAGGAGATTTATTTCACTATTTATTAATGTCAAGCTTTGTCCAGTTTTTCCCTCTactttgttatatttttatgagcaAATTTTGTctcattaatgaaatttttataccAAAAGGACATtgtacaataattaaaaaaacccttATTTGTCTAAAccagaaaaatgacaaagtgGCGTTtcgcatttatttttaaatctgattcaaattttaacattagCTCGTTAATATTTGACTAGGCAATGTTGCCGAACATTGCCTAGTCAAACAACGTTGCATAAATTTCGGGTTTATAAGGTTGTCAATCTTAACAAACTCGTCTAAAATTAGGTTAATTTCGGAAAACTAATTAGGGAAATTGCAAGCAAAACAAGGACAAACTGATGAGTGTGATGAAGCGCAATTACCTGTCTTTCTTGCGTTAGCCTGTGCGCCAAATGTTGGCTGAGAGTAACGCTCCCTTGTGCGGGAAATACGAAGGGGGACGGTTCCTTACGCATGGGTGAGGAGGGCACACTATTGGTTGGCGTGCCGCTCACAATGTATCCTCCGGAGTTTGACCGGAACGATGTCAGTGCACGCGCCACGTTCGACTTTGTTGGCATCGGGGCGGGAGTGAAATCCTGAAAGCGCACGCGTATGGCGGTGATGATGAGGAAGGAGAGGTGAGGGTGgagacacacacacacaaaaaaCAATTCCAGTAATTATATGGGGACTTACACGAACTGGAGTGGTTTCAGGGGTGGCTTCGATGGCTGCCTCGGGTGGGGAGCCCTCTTGAGGTAGGGGGTAGCTAGTGCGGTTAATATAGCCTTGTATGTGGCGATGGGTGACTCCGGTGGCCTCATTTATGGGAGCCTTTAATTGGTACACTTGACTGGGCGAGAAACCCTCTTCACTGCCCATTTGCAACGATGCCAGACTTCGCAAGTTTTGTTGGTGATATGACAATTCTAtaataaagagaaatttaacactttaagggccaaattattgaaGTGCTGGTACCGAGGCATAACTTTAAGCTTTCCCAAGTTGAAataacatatacagggtgttccatctAAATGCGATTGATCCATATCTCTTTTAGCATAAAGTGCATCATGTAAAATGTGGTCAACTTTTCCGCTTACCATTGACGGCTCCAGTGCCCACAGTGGAGTTCATAGTTCCCGACCTCGAGCGGAACTCTGTCGTATTTTGACAGGTGTCATGGGGACACCTGTCAGTCATATCCAAGCTGAAGCGCTCGCACTCTACAATGACGTCGTGAACTCCCATTTTTTTCCACCTAAACACACATACACAGTAAATCAtcattttctatataaaacTTTCTACAATAAAACAGACCTTTCGGTAGTAGTCTCACTTTCCTTTGAGGTGGTCACTAGTGATGGGTGCATTTTGACTGTATCCATCATGGGCTAAAATCAAGAAACCACTTTAAAATCTCTCTACTGTCATCACTAGAATTACCTTTATTGTGTGACAAAAAACTGGGTCGTTTCTGTCCCTGAATTGGCTGCGTaaatatgaaagaaaattacagGGGTACATGCCATAAAGCCTCAAAAATAAGGCATATAATGCCACTTGGAGATGGATCATTTGGTCCTCACCAAGTTTGCCAGGTACTTGAGAATTCCAGGCGGCCAAACGTCTATACGTgttcaaatttatatcattATGATCCTTGATAATAAGCAAACTCATAccgaaatatctcaaaaacatcATCCAAATAGTGCTCTCCTATGTAGGAGGGATACATGGGCAGCAAAATTATTAGGAGTAGTAGGGCACTTATTAAGGGTATTAGTTCGGCTTCATTCTATAACAAAGAACCTCAAAATTCTGTGTGAAACTAGAATTTCTCttacaattaaaaactttaaaatttgtttgaacaGCGCATGTTCAGGCAGTGAGTACAACCAAGTGGGCTGACTTCTTGCAATATATCCCAAGAGTGTCAAAGCCTGCACCCGCACCTTCACCTCCGTTTTTGGGTTCTTTATAGACTCACATAGcctagaaaaaaatcattttagcaCAGAGAAATATGAGAATAACAGGGGCAAACCtgtcaaataaaaataggtGATGGGGATCCCTTAGAGTGATGAGCATTTCCATGCATCGTAGAGAATTGTTGTTCAAATAGTAATCGTAGAGGCCATTTATGAGCCATGGCTCTTGCACTATTGGAGATACATGAAATCCTTGATTGATGATGAAATCATTGATTTCTTTAGAGAGTGATACTTACCTTTCGAAAACAGTTCTCTGATGCTGTGTTTGAAATTCTCAACTGTGTCTTTGTTGCTTGATTCGAGCTTCTCGAATAGGTTGTCATGATGATGGGCCATTATTGAGCTGTAAACCGATGTTGGGACGAAACTCtgacattaataatttggaagGCTCATGTTTTCATGATGCAATAGCCCTGTAAATAACAGATTTGAATTGGAGATGAGCCATTGCTTACAATGTCTTTCCACCttgtttttctgtttatttataaaccgGGTTCATTGCGAGTGATTTCTAGCGGGAATTGTCGCAGGAAAGGAAAAATGTCGCTTTTAGACAGACAAAAGGGAAGTTATGTGTGAAGTTTTTACAGCAAATTGAAAGGTATTATTAGATATTGCATTATCTGAGAGGGAAATCGAACTTTGGGGATGAGTTTACTAGGGAACTGAGGTTGTTTTCATTAAGAAAATGGGGAAAGTTACCTTTGAAGCGGAGGCAGCAGCCTTGCCTGTCTCTGATGCCCCGGAGAAAACGCTAGAGCTGtcaaaaaattctgaaaaacaGCTGATTGGTCGTTTAGAACATCTGCTTTACTGCTCCTGTGAATGGGACATTAGGCCCTCTCTGTTCATCATATGGTGGTTTATCATGCCGTTTAAGGAGCGAGAGGGAAAGTCGATCAATATTATTTGCTGTTATCAAGAATACACTTAGAACTTGTAACAGTTACCGAGAGATGGCGCACGATTTTTATTAacacttaatttaaatagaataagataaataaacatttttttagttttatattatttttttgtttgcataGCATCTAAAGAGTATATGGAATTAGATGAGGAATTTGTAGAATTCGCTTAGGTGATTCGCGAAGTTGTCACTTCAACTACCAGTCTACTTTCCGATAGATGGCGCGTAGTGGttgaacaagaaaaaattcgCTGGTCTGcgggttttaatttttaaataaaattctggcTTGATTTTCAATGTCTATCGCCTACAATTGGTAACGTGTTGATTAATCGCGTAGAAATTAGTGTTAATGACTCTGAAATTtctagaaatgaaaaaaatgaaactgtGCTTTCTTGACATGAATGTTGCAGCTCAAAAACCTGCAAAACGATGCAggaaaatggtaaaattgtGCGCAAGATGAAGGGAGATTTAGTATATACTCTTTTTAATGCAGGTAAGTCCGTTTTATACCTTTcccataatttttattagtgttcATTACAATCTCAACAAAAGTTTGTATTTGGTCGCCATGTTGCTTGTTAACATGTAAAAAAGGGATAATAGCGTTGTCGCAGTGCCTTCtaattctaagaaaaaggGCCTTTActcatttattattcaaatgaatatttagagttttcatgtaaaatttcGCCTTTGAAGGCTCCTAACGTGTCTTACAATTACTTAATCGTAACAATTTGATCAAATGCATTTGCCATGTCTCCTGTGTTCGAAGAGATAATTTGACAACAGTGTTAAAGCGCGCCAAGTTTGATACATTCGTGCAACGTTGATTGCCTACCCTCATTTCCTCCTTCTGCAGCCCCTGCAAAGCTTAGGCTTTAAAGGTGGCGATAGTGGGGAGAGGTAACGAGGGCAATTGCCGCACGAAGtaatttgttataattatGGTTTTTATTGGCCAGGTACATTTATGGAAGCATTTTTGCGTGATGTAAAGTTGACTGCATATGCAGGTTTTCCTCGTGCTTCAGccctaaatttaaatcatttagCTTGGGGCTGGAGAGGGTATTTGTGACTGTAACGAAGGATCATgagaaaagtttatttatattttttcgtaTCGCTTGGCGAGACTTACGAAAGTGTTTCTGAGTTGATTGCATATGCAGTTTTTCCGTTATTTTAGCCCTTTAGAGCATGACTCAAGGACTTATTTGTGGGTGACTGAGGACAGGGATAATGAGGATAATTCATTCTTCCTTGTTTCTTCCTTCCTTGCATTCTCCCTTGTTGTATGGTGACACGTATCGCAGGGTTCCTGGTCGAATTTTCCTGGAAATTGAACGTCGTGATTaatttattgacaattttcaAGAGCTTCAAAATCATAGGGCAAATGCTCGCCATAAATGCCCCGGTAAGCCTCGAAACACACAGTTCTCTAGATTCTCAGAGATATATATTCCCTTATTGTATCCTTCACCccacaaagaaaataaatcccCTGGATCGGGGGCGCGCAATTTACGTCATCGATTTGAGCCAATTCCGAGAAATCCGGGGAATGTAGAATCTGTAAAGGTCAAGGGACAAATTCCAGGGAAGCTGCTTATTTGTTACACGCAACGAAACCTTTCTCGGAAAATGTGGTCTTGTGGCCGACTTAGGGCTTTAACcgtataagaaaaatttttgttttgcggAAGTCAGGTAAAAAATGGAACATTATTGAATATACAAAAGTGCGCACACCTGCTAGAAGAAGTGACTCATCGGCCCTTTTCCTTTCAATTCGACCTGCCACCCACCTCACGTTACGGCAGTTTGTgccggtttttttttttgagccGCCGCGACAGGTTATTTATTGTATAGGGTGGCACAATGAACACGCACCACCTCAAGTCGCCCCGAAGCTTTATGCCCTCAAGCCATTTCAATTCGTGACGGCTACGCTTTTTTCAAAGGTATGAGCCAAAACCAAGAGTAAGTACCTGATTACCTAAATAGCCCCATTGACCACCCTGTAAAATGTACCGTCAGTCCCAAATATTCGGACATTTACCATAATATACCTGcctaaatctatttttaagcttttctAGCCAGGTAGAAACGAGTACCTGTTTCGAAGGATATGAGACGATCCCAAACATGCACGTGGAGAAGCTGAAGGTACTCTTAGGACGATGGATGTTATACACCAACAAATACCAATGATCAGCTGTAGCCATTAAGCCCTTAAATTCCTCAGTGGCTTTCGAACACTGTCACTCTTAATGGCTTGTCATTCGACGACGTTTTCGGAGGTTTAAGTAAATTAAAGGGGCTCATGATGGAGCGCTAATTAGTGCAGACAATCCAGCGCCAAGCCCAAACAAAAGACCCCATCTTCAGGTTTTGGTACGGCGCGTGTATAGCGCGGTCTCTTTCCATGGTGCAGTGGCCCCATGTTTCGCAGTGTACCGTGACCAAATTGACCCAACGACAAAGACGGAAAGTACAGTTTCGTGGGTGTCGGAGAAGGATAGAGGAAAATCCATGGAGTAAAACGATCGCACTTCTTCTGCTGCGACTCGATGGCCAGCAGACAAGAGAAGGGACGCCACTCTCGCCAGTTATCGAACGGACAGCGGATTCGACGAAATTAATGCGCCATTTTGAGCTGCGCGAACGTCAATTTTTACCCCCATTTGCGCCCCCGTTCACCGTACTCAAAGCCCTTGTTTTTCCCTACAGAAACCTGGAAAAACCGCATTGAAACGATTGCGGTTTGTGCCAAAAAAAGCTCTTTAATCCGTGACGTGAAAGTGTATGATGTTGTGTATCATTCCTGCTGGTGGAGTAACAATCATTACTGGCTAATTCCAAAACAAGGAAAAGCATCCAAAGGTATTTTATAGCATGAATATACCAAATCGAGGCGTGTGCAATGGGCAATTTTCACTCAAATGCGCGCAATACCATGATTTATGATATATGTATACGCATAACCGACCCAGATCAATCATAATTAGTCCTCAGGCGAGCGGTTTTAGATCTCGAATGGTTTAAGACCGCTTATGTAATAATCGCAATTCTTATTTAATTCTCAGGTGCGATTCTGATACCAATTAGGTCAGGAAATTACCACCCTCAAGTTCTTGTAATCTCATACAAAATATCCTGATGCGACAACATTGCTAACGACATGTTAGTCTGACAGTAACGTCACCCCTCTATGTTCATGCAAGCTGGAAAGGCACATACGAAAAGGGCTACCGTGTCTTAACTCGACGTGTTTCATATCTTCCACAGCCTAGcaaatttgacatatttctattttaagttatttttaaatctgagGGTTTTAGCTCATTTTTTCGTCGGCTATACACACTGCAGACACCActggaaattaaatattttctaatacaTTCACCAAATTCTCATCTTCCCACAGCATGCTGTAGGTAAACTGTAATTTTGTCAAACTTCGGAATTGCAATGTCATGTTGACATTTattggtaatttaaaattttagacttttatcaaaaagtGTTGTCATTTTGTCACAAATTGTTCAtctttgccctaatttaaccacaaatttcttaaaacacCAGAGGTTACAATCCCTCCTGTATAAACTCTCaagcaataatttttcttctcaaaAAGTACCATCCGCAATTTCATTggagagtttttattttttaatattctactGAAATCTTCTATTACTCCTACTTCATTTAATATCGCCCAGTGTTACAATTAACTTGCTCAATATCCCTCGTAGTTAAGACTGTATGACGTGTTGCCGTCTGTAGGAGCAAGTCGCCCTGCAAGGTGCTTGACAAAGACAGATTTACACTAAATTAAACGCATAGAAGTGAGATGGAACCCGAAGGCTTCAAGTGCATTAACAAGCTACGGGGGCTgctcacaaatttaaaatcagtttgTGTTACCATTGAATGTATCTGGAGGACTAAttcttttatacagggttgcAAAGAAATACCCGTATTAAGCTTACTTGAGGCATTTTTGTTTGGCGGTTTTTATGGGGTTGAAAAACGACAATTTTCGTGTGTCTCGAACTCGTACTACAAAGTATTATGCATACAGAGCATTTTCTTCTGTAGGCCCAGTATGCACACACCTGAGAGTACCCTGGAGCGGGGAGTGGTACCACCCAACGCAGTACCGGTCACTTTGGACATGGATCTGGACGAAGTGATCGTAGGCAAAGACGAGTGCGACGACGTCACGGCTCAAAGGTAAGGGTCATTATGCATTATTTACTTTCCGCTCGAGGGTGCTCGATACATGAAGAACTTGGTACTTCCTGTCCGCAACCAATTAAGGAATTTCGTGGGAAAATAGTAGTACCTACACACTTATGCGTATGTTCCATCACATAAACGTTTCTACCTTGTGATTGAGATAACGGTATAGTGGGCGACCAATGAGAGCGCGCTATATTGATCTGTGGTCGCGAAAATCGAACCGCGGTAGGCAGTTTATGCTCTCGGTTCGGTGGTACTTATTGCGGGTACCGTTGCGTCACTATATGCCAAATTATGTGCTTGTTGTTATATGATCGGTGGTGGTTTTAATTCAGCTCTAAATTCAGAATATTGTGTGAATGATGGTCAAGGCTGGGGTGAACATGGGAGCGCACCAGAGTGACGTCAAGTCCCCCAATAATAAGCAGGCCGTTTGCAGGGTTTTTACCATCGAAAACGCCAGGTTGGTGTGTACAAAAAGCTCTTTTTTTTGGGTAATTTATATGCACCCCCAGGGGTGGAGGAAGGCAAAGGCGAAGTCCGGAGAAATCGCCCGTTATTGTGACGTCAAAGACGTAGTGTAATATAGGTGCGAAATCAACGACCTTGGCGTTTCAACTCAATTTTCTTATCGTTTGTGTTTACCTATAATATCAAATAATGGCAGCTGGAGTATTAATTGATGGattcttttgttctttttacaaacaaattgGTTTTTAGACTGGAAGATGAATTAAGCAGTCTGCACATACTGGCCGATGCCAACGTTGTCAATATGCCCCCCGTAGTGCAGGACAGTTCCCCCGATACCCCCCAACCGCACGTCTATGACCTGAAGCAGGGCTGGATGACTGGAATATTCGGATGTCTAAGGCCTATGTTAAACATAATCGGAAAAGGGGTGCAGGACAGTAAAAATACTCAAGGTAGGTTCTAGAAAAGTTTcggaattttcttcttttttgcTATGCGTTGCAACAGTGGATTTGTTTTTCTGTCAAAATTATACGTCTTTTGAATCAGCTGAGGTGATGATGAAATATATTTCGATGTAAATAAACCATTTCTTGACAATTGGTGGTTGCACAAAAATGTTAACTTTGctcattttttacttatttgaTTTAGTTGATTTTGTATTGAATTCAATCTCTGAGTCAAACAAATGTCGAGGCAATTTCTGAATGTATTATTTCCATGTAATGGgatataatataaacaataattattaatcatatCATCAAGGTGGATTTGGAGAAACGTTGGGATTTTTGTTACGTGGGACAGCactatatttgatttttattatcaattaatcAGTAATCTAATCCtcatctttaattttttctctttagcGAGACGACAGGCTTAGCTGTCACGTAACACTCGTTGTTTCTCCAATTTTCATtcctgataaatttttttatttctcacaaTGAAACATAAGTCAAGCATCTGATTGACGTCGACGGCTGCTAAGGTGGCAGTGTGAGACAATCTAATTTATTGGCTGTTGATGGACAGTTGTCAGTTTGTGCCatgatttctttaattttttgcaaataaattatggataattatgcaattttgggatgttgtattgtattttagtaaaatgttaaagttaaaaacttaTGATCTAACTATGCCTTAAATTTTATCCTCATCATtcccattttttattaatttgctaTGGGCactatcttcaaatttaaacctaaaaatagCTGCTAATTACAATCGTCATTGCCTAGACCACATATAATATGATATCGCTATACTTCATTACACCACCTTGGAGAAAATGACAAATGGCATTTATACTTTGTTGTTATTTTGTCAAGAATTACCCCTGTTcctctaaaaaaaatctaaaaaccctGAAAATATCAATTCATTTGAGGATTAGGTAAATTCCAGGGCATATGGAACTGTTAcgtcaaaatttttaatactaaacCCCTCATAAACACGCCCAATTTGAGGTCTGTGCCAACACCATGCCTCAATGTTTTCCGTTGAAAACCTTCCTTTTGCGCCTTAAAAAACCCACATTGAATCAATCCAAAACCTTCCTTCCAGATGACTGGGAAATTCCTTTTGAGAAGATCAGTGATCTGCAATTTATTAGCTCGGGGGCCCAAGGAACAGTCTTTTCTGGCTACCTCTACAACACCCTTGTAGCGATCAAGAAGGTGGCCGAGCTCAAAGACACTGACATTGTGAACTTGCGGAAGTTGAACCATCCTAACATTGTGAAGTTCAAGGGGGTATGCACACAGGAGCCCTGTTACTGCATTGTAATGGAGTTTTGTCCATATGGCTCCATGTTTAATTTGCTCAAGAACCAGAAGAATGTGGTGACAATCAATCGAGTGGTCAGTTGGTCCAAGCAAATTGCCAGTGGCATGCATTATTTGCATATGCACAAAATCATCCATAGGGATTTGAAAAGCCCCAAGTGAGTATTTTTGATTAAGTGCAGTTTATTGTTTGAGATAAGATAAGAGTTTAATGTCTAATCAGAGTAATGGTATTGTtggcataataaaatttttgttttgtttattgaaGTGTAGGTGATTCCAAGTAAGTTTGTCTGGTCTTCAATtgcgaaattatttaaattgggatttttttaagtggtTTATTTGAGATGTTTCTGTTTCTGAATTTAATGATgctatttgaattaaaattctaatgtATCTATAAAACTTTTCTCTGGGTGTTTTCCACCTTGTGCTTTTACTTTGGAAAGTTTCTCTGTGCTTTACTCTACCTAATCCTAAGTTTCTGAATATAATTTAATGGCAACACACTTGTTAAATTCTGCTGAACACACCCCTTTTTCTAATGAATTTTCTTGACAGCTAATGGATGCAACTGTGTGTAAACtgtggtaaatttttttcttggctttttaccaaatttaatCTGTTTGAGATGGGTGTTGAAGTAAAGTTGTCGGCATGTTTCAATGTAAGTACACTCATGGGCTTTTTTCctattaaattcaatttatgcTTCAGAGATATTGTGTGTAAACGCTCACTTAACTCagctaaaaacaaatttccttCAATGGACATCTTCCTGACAATCAACCCctgcaaatttgaaaacggaAGAACACAGTTATGTTGCTATTTTTAACGTATTTTCTCTTATTTCGCAGTGTCCTCATCGGCGATGAGGAAATCATAAAAATCAGCGACTTTGGCACGTCTCGCACCTGGAACGGCGTCAGCGAAAAAATGACGTTTGCGGGAACAGTGGCGTGGATGGCCCCTGAAGCCCTCCAAGAATTAGCCTGCAGCGAAAAAGTGGACATTTGGTCATTCGGCGTAGTGCTATGGGAATTATTAACGTGCGAAGTGCCTTACGACGGCATGGAGCAAAATGCCATCATGTATTCTGTGGGATCTGGTAAACTGAAGCCCCCAATTCCCTCCTCCTGCCCTGACggctttaaattgattttacaaATGTGCTGGAAGCAGAACCCGAAAGAGCGTCCAAGTTTCAAGCTGATTAGCAATCATTTAGAGATCGCTTCAGTGGAGATTTTAgcgaaattcaaagatgaacaatttttcaaaactcaaGACGCGTGGAAAGCCGAGATTAAGAGTCAGATTACGCAGTTTGTGGAGCAGCTGCAGAAGCATAAGATCGAGTACCATCTGAAGGAGGAGCAGCTGATTAAAAAGAGAGAGATGGAGATAAAACATATACTCGATATAAAGGAGTTGTATGATCGAAAGTTGGAGCAAGTGCATCAGCTGTGTGCAGAATTGACAGGGATGATGCAAAGGGAAAGGGCTAAGAGTGCGGGAGTGCTGCAATTAGAAAGGAAGAGCGACAGGAGAAGGAGGTTTTTGAATTGGAAGAAAGTAGATAGGAGGAATCGCTGCAATAATGCCGGTAATCAGAGCACTACACCCACGAGTCCAGAGTGCAGTTTGACCAGTCCAGAAGCTGTGGAAAACGCTGAAAGTGATCCCAAGGCATCACTATTCATCACTTTAAACCCCGCCACCGAAATCATCACCACTCAAACATCTACAGGATCCTACAG
Encoded here:
- the Tsc1 gene encoding hamartin isoform X2; this encodes MAHHHDNLFEKLESSNKDTVENFKHSIRELFSKVQEPWLINGLYDYYLNNNSLRCMEMLITLRDPHHLFLFDRLCESIKNPKTEVKVRVQALTLLGYIARSQPTWLYSLPEHALFKQILKFLINEAELIPLISALLLLIILLPMYPSYIGEHYLDDVFEIFRRLAAWNSQVPGKLGEDQMIHLQVALYALFLRLYGMYPCNFLSYLRSQFRDRNDPVFCHTIKPMMDTVKMHPSLVTTSKESETTTERWKKMGVHDVIVECERFSLDMTDRCPHDTCQNTTEFRSRSGTMNSTVGTGAVNELSYHQQNLRSLASLQMGSEEGFSPSQVYQLKAPINEATGVTHRHIQGYINRTSYPLPQEGSPPEAAIEATPETTPVRISELPAKPPPSSPLKILQGESSRVFRPESPISQEDEEVSSISAGRSETTKKVIARYCDSVLPDFDDSSDCNKEEDTEHGSPCTAGGLHMPNSRSINSFKKRIRRLRYHSQCNPELDGVELSTGSSPGNGMPSSGNSIVRRANSCPDIKKSPHPTHKGNKTRPFYETDEETMSEDQSNGLCEERKKHKSMNSATQTEVFWPMPYEHLFLNIFPSLKEESAEIKPSPVPSPAPVLHQAMDPYRPSLYDILDKYIDNTVATIDNNHSLRDQVQLIHQHFLFERHRRETHAYRNRRLLSDAKNTRLLEEYNSALRDQVQLEQKEIDDLREQLEDYRKVVAEQQRVLQNSWNFLKEKCDHLEEENGGLQEIKKKMDSDVAAFRNKCGLIDEQRQHAEAAVLDALADGRIAREQALAGDKFRQQLQRVNGDLLVMGELQVKYQEKLDKLLNKGQSDEGIRQLSETYREELKGLQQQIDAKTLALDAYKARLTELEHSIGAKDEIIAGQKRTLTAASLEREAVLEAVESKYQSQLAINRVLEEHVLELRQKLEVEIARRRTQSPDTSSCQEVQTTQHSSPLSASLASSEGSAVMQQELKNLQMYVDQEGSSIEQTNQGKND
- the Tsc1 gene encoding hamartin isoform X1, encoding MAHHHDNLFEKLESSNKDTVENFKHSIRELFSKVQEPWLINGLYDYYLNNNSLRCMEMLITLRDPHHLFLFDRLCESIKNPKTEVKVRVQALTLLGYIARSQPTWLYSLPEHALFKQILKFLINEAELIPLISALLLLIILLPMYPSYIGEHYLDDVFEIFRRLAAWNSQVPGKLGEDQMIHLQVALYALFLRLYGMYPCNFLSYLRSQFRDRNDPVFCHTIKPMMDTVKMHPSLVTTSKESETTTERWKKMGVHDVIVECERFSLDMTDRCPHDTCQNTTEFRSRSGTMNSTVGTGAVNELSYHQQNLRSLASLQMGSEEGFSPSQVYQLKAPINEATGVTHRHIQGYINRTSYPLPQEGSPPEAAIEATPETTPVRDFTPAPMPTKSNVARALTSFRSNSGGYIVSGTPTNSVPSSPMRKEPSPFVFPAQGSVTLSQHLAHRLTQERQISELPAKPPPSSPLKILQGESSRVFRPESPISQEDEEVSSISAGRSETTKKVIARYCDSVLPDFDDSSDCNKEEDTEHGSPCTAGGLHMPNSRSINSFKKRIRRLRYHSQCNPELDGVELSTGSSPGNGMPSSGNSIVRRANSCPDIKKSPHPTHKGNKTRPFYETDEETMSEDQSNGLCEERKKHKSMNSATQTEVFWPMPYEHLFLNIFPSLKEESAEIKPSPVPSPAPVLHQAMDPYRPSLYDILDKYIDNTVATIDNNHSLRDQVQLIHQHFLFERHRRETHAYRNRRLLSDAKNTRLLEEYNSALRDQVQLEQKEIDDLREQLEDYRKVVAEQQRVLQNSWNFLKEKCDHLEEENGGLQEIKKKMDSDVAAFRNKCGLIDEQRQHAEAAVLDALADGRIAREQALAGDKFRQQLQRVNGDLLVMGELQVKYQEKLDKLLNKGQSDEGIRQLSETYREELKGLQQQIDAKTLALDAYKARLTELEHSIGAKDEIIAGQKRTLTAASLEREAVLEAVESKYQSQLAINRVLEEHVLELRQKLEVEIARRRTQSPDTSSCQEVQTTQHSSPLSASLASSEGSAVMQQELKNLQMYVDQEGSSIEQTNQGKND